The proteins below come from a single Osmerus mordax isolate fOsmMor3 chromosome 3, fOsmMor3.pri, whole genome shotgun sequence genomic window:
- the nr1d1 gene encoding nuclear receptor subfamily 1 group D member 1 — translation MTTAMDTNNNTGGVISYIGSCGGSPNRTSPLSMYSDNSNSSLQSLSQPCFGTSCFPPSPSGSQGSSSHAFPGSGSFGSGSAAEDAASSSSSSGGSPRRREDANSFRSSPSKSVASLTKLNGMVLLCKVCGDVASGFHYGVHACEGCKGFFRRSIQQNIQYKKCLKNETCTIMRINRNRCQQCRFKKCLSVGMSRDAVRFGRIPKREKQRMLAEMQSAMNNMVNNQLQSDFQLASLTSSSPASTHPASSSSPCPGLTLAPQPQPPALPQDPSPSPPAPASSPLAPPAQSPPLCPPSPGVDGTITAIARAHRETFVYAHDKLATPTGRQHNGEQDNWGPNHCPAGYHVNGLNTIYHHNNNVTQHHRQGYEATPDNGRHHMPPSPASSCQPGHNNGRRSLNSNLMSGHQGPEPASAHQGQNCPWKNRKDILLACPMNMCPQVDPNKTPQEIWEDFSLSFTPAVREVVEFAKFIPGFSALSQHDQVTLLKAGTFEVLMVRFASLFNVHDHTVTFISGATYSLEALRAMGMGTLLGTMFDFSEKLSSLELTAEELGLFTAVVLVSADRSGIQDVDSLERLQESLIRALRALVCHSAPGDATRFTKLLLKLPDLRTLNSMHSEKLLSFRIDA, via the exons ATGACGACAGCCATGGAcacaaataacaatacag GGGGCGTGATCTCCTACATCGGCTCCTGCGGAGGCTCTCCCAACCGGACCAGCCCGCTGTCCATGTACAGCGACAACTCCAACTCCAGCCTGCAGTCGCTCTCCCAGCCCTGCTTCGGCACGTCCTGCTTCCCCCCGTCGCCCAGCGGCTCCCAGGGCTCCTCCAGCCACGCCTTCCCCGGCAGTGGCAGCTTCGGCTCGGGCTCGGCGGCCGAGGACgccgcctcctcttcctccagctccGGGGGGTCGCCGCGACGACGGGAGGACGCCAACTCCTTCCGCTCCTCCCCGAGCAAGTCGGTGGCCAGCCTTACTA AACTGAACGGAATGGTGCTGCTGTGTAAAGTGTGCGGAGACGTGGCCTCTGGCTTCCACTACGGTGTGCACGCCTGCGAGGGCTGCAAG ggTTTCTTCCGTCGCAGCATCCAGCAGAACATCCAGTACAAGAAGTGCCTGAAGAACGAGACGTGCACCATCATGAGGATCAACCGCAACCGCTGCCAGCAGTGCCGCTTCAagaagtgtctgtctgtgggaaTGTCCCGAGATG CCGTCCGTTTCGGCCGCATCCCCAAACGGGAAAAGCAGCGCATGCTGGCCGAGATGCAGAGCGCCATGAACAACATGGTCAACAACCAGCTGCAGAGTGACTTCCAGCTggccagcctcacctccagctccccggcctccacccaccccgcctcttcctcctccccctgcccaggcctgaccctggccccccagcctcagccccccgCCCTGCCACAggacccttccccctctcccccggcccccgcctcctctcccctcgctcccccgGCCCAgagccctcccctctgcccgccCAGCCCCGGCGTGGACGGCACCATCACCGCCATCGCCCGGGCGCACCGCGAGACCTTCGTCTACGCCCACGACAAGCTGGCCACGCCCACCGGGCGGCAACACAACGGCGAGCAGGACAACTGGGGGCCCAACCACTGCCCTGCCGGTTACCACGTCAACGGCCTCAACACCATCtatcaccacaacaacaacgtGACCCAGCACCATCGCCAAGGTTACGAGGCGACACCAGACAACGGCCGCCACcacatgcccccctccccggcGTCGAGCTGCCAGCCGGGTCACAACAACGGGAGGCGGAGCCTCAACAGTAACCTGATGAGCGGGCACCAGGGTCCTGAGCCTGCTAGTGCTCACCAGGGCCAAAACTGCCCGTGGAAAAACCGCAAGGACATCCTTCTG GCATGTCCCATGAACATGTGCCCCCAGGTCGACCCCAACAAGACACCTCAGGAGATCTGGGAGGACTTCTCGCTCAGCTTCACGCCggcggtgagggaggtggtggagttCGCCAAGTTCATCCCCGGGTTCAGCGCGCTCTCCCAGCACGACCAGGTCACCCTGCTGAAGGCCGGCACCTTTGAG gtgctgATGGTGCGCTTCGCCTCTCTGTTCAACGTCCATGACCACACGGTCACGTTCATCTCTGGCGCCACCTACAGTCTGGAGGCCCTGCGGGCCATGGGCATGGGCACCTTGCTGGGCACCATGTTTGACTTCAGCGAGAAGCTGAGCTCTCTGGAGCTCACAGCCGAGGAGCTGGGCCTGTTCACGGCCGTGGTGCTGGTGTCTGCAG ATCGCTCAGGCATCCAGGACGTGGACTCCCTGGAGAGGCTCCAGGAGAGTCTGATCCGGGCGCTGCGTGCCCTGGTCTGCCACAGCGCCCCCGGGGACGCCACGCGCTTCACCAAGCTGCTGCTGAAGCTGCCCGACCTGCGCACGCTCAACAGCATGCACTCGGAGAAGCTGCTCTCCTTCCGCATCGACGCGTGA
- the si:dkey-225f5.4 gene encoding uncharacterized protein si:dkey-225f5.4, with product MSTEEIQALLERCDPVHLDLYGGGEDQREVCQADAFLPNPVESRKIQKILSSQLCVLNDMMGLLEKRCSPDELLNESCPPNPGSEAHSRWNTLKAQYREEVKQVETLIGTLQSKIDQLHLKRGRLTQLVSTLEEKRETSVHLECSLQMAREALHLCEGQLAQARQETETVVNRLGAWQLHKDELQACVSATEGVMQYSLLSVSQSELCLELRPRLYGSSSSHGQLEPLKLTVTWSHDDRFCLQMCQGTAGMPEECVRGRVSELSAALLDVLQRYSSQGEMLAEIQSLHSRFAIDWRPAKRQLVFLKSSSVVCTLEVEEGYPSRGRATLLSVRRDTGLVESCHLQHPKGSPSLTEWLIFLSCNDNI from the exons ATGTCGACCGAAGAAATACAGGC GTTACTGGAAAGATGCGACCCTGTACATTTGGATTTGTACGGCGGTGGAGAAGACCAACGCGAAGTCTGCCAGGCTGACGCTTTTCTGCCCAACCCGGTC GAGAGTCGTAAGATTCAGAAGATCCTGTCCAGTCAGCTGTGTGTTCTGAATGACATGATGGGCCTGTTAGAAAAACGGTGCTCGCCAGATGAACTGCTTAATGAATCCTGCCCGCCAAACCCAG GTAGCGAGGCTCACAGCCGATGGAATACCTTAAAGGCACAGTACAGAGAAGAAGTGAAACAGGTGGAGACCCTCATAGGCACCCTCCAGTCCAAGATCGACCAGCTGCACCTCAAACGAGGCAGACTCACACAGCTGGTGAGCAccctggaggagaag agagagaccagcgtgCACCTGGAGTGTTCCCTGCAGATGGCTCGCGAGGCCTTGCACCTGTGTGAAGGCCAGCTGGCCCAGGCACGGCAGGAGACTGAGACGGTTGTGAATCGCCTGGGAGCCTGGCAGCTTCACAAAGACGA GCTGCAGGCCTGTGTGTCCGCCACAGAGGGAGTGATGCAGTACAGCTTGTTATCCGTCAGCCAATCGGAGCTGTGCCTGGAGTTGAGGCCCCGCCTGTACGGAAGCTCCTCCTCCCACGGACAGTTGGAGCCGCTCAAACTGACCGTGACCTGGAGCCACGACGACCGTTTCTGTTTACAG ATGTGCCAGGGGACTGCTGGGATGCCGGAGGAGTGCGTGAGGGGCCGTGTGTCTGAGCTGAGCGCCGCCCTGCTGGACGTGCTACAGCGCTACAGCAGCCAGGGAGAGATGCTGGCCGAGATCCAGTCCCTGCACTCCAG GTTCGCCATTGACTGGCGCCCGGCAAAGAGGCAGCTGGTCTTCCTgaagtcttcttctgtggtgtgcacgctggaggtggaggagggctacCCCTCCAGGGGCCGGGCCACGCTGCTGTCCGTACGCAGAGACACGGGCCTTGTGGAGAGCTGCCACCTGCAG CACCCGAAGGGCTCCCCATCTCTGACCGAGTGGTTGATCTTCCTCTCCTGTAACGATAACATCTGA